Proteins co-encoded in one Malus sylvestris chromosome 7, drMalSylv7.2, whole genome shotgun sequence genomic window:
- the LOC126629133 gene encoding SHUGOSHIN 2-like isoform X3 translates to MPDNKAKGEKIAKGLSIGSNSRKRLADISNLQQQRPKPSIQQVKQQFDSDTNKEYIDNLQKENRTLMKLLTDRNKIIELSRVEIQNLRINLQKVQQQNLQLAQANSQILGELNLGKDRLKALQHEIGCKNGLLKVRKLEAEEKPKRVTCQSTENQVEGLTKCFEAGESLQADKKDGPCNTQRDRHLKNPLVASHTVEAVEVKEKVINKRGLRRQSARFKTEEHEATEEMLETNGCKIPVLPLCNNVVHESETTFSSVEKEAPTIEAVQANKKAYHKRRFTRQSAKLKTEEQEATEEMFETNGDKIPVSLLRDNVVHASETICPLGGKDDTTSAAVQAKEKAYNNRRFTRQSAKLKTEVQEAPEVFGTNGEKFHVSHLCHNVVHESAPTCSVLETEDPITEAVQAKEKADNKSLTRQSARFKTEELFENNDDTVHVYPLSDDVVHESGSTCSSVKKEDEGYTAPRSERQECRRSSARPLRRRATQAIKSYKETPVNMKMRREN, encoded by the exons ATGCCAGATAACAAGGCAAAAGGTGAGAAAATTGCTAAGGGGTTGTCGATTGGAAGTAACTCACGGAAGAGGCTTGCTGATATTAGCAACTTGCAGCAGCAGCGACCGAAACCATCGATTCAACAGGTGAAGCAGCAATTTGATTCAGATACAAATAAAGAGTATATTGACAATCTTCAGAAG GAAAACAGGACATTGATGAAACTTCTTACTGACAGAAA CAAAATCATAGAATTGAGCAGAGTAGAGATACAGAACTTGAGAATCAATCTGCAGAAAGTACAACAACAGAATTTACAACTCGCCCAAGCAAATAGCCAGATCTTAGGG GAACTCAATTTAGGTAAAGATAGG CTAAAGGCACTTCAACATGAAATTGGGTGCAAAAATGGTTTGCTCAAAGTGAGAAAACTGGAGGCTGAG GAGAAACCCAAAAGAGTAACGTGCCAAAGTACAGAAAATCAG GTAGAAGGTTTAACTAAGTGTTTTGAAGCGGGGGAGTCCTTGCAAGCAGACAAGAAGGATGGTCCTTGTAATACCCAAAGGGATCGACATCTAAAAAATCCAC TTGTGGCTTCTCATACTGTTGAAGCAGTCGAAGTTAAAGAGAAGGTTATTAAtaaaag AGGCTTGAGAAGACAGTCTGCAAGGTTTAAAACTGAAGAACACGAAGCAACGGAAGAAATGCTGGAGACCAATGGTTGCAAAATTCCCGTCCTTCCTCtttgcaataatgtggttcatgAAAGTGAGACGACATTTTCATCAGTGGAAAAAGAGGCTCCTACTATTGAAGCAGTCCAAGCTAACAAGAAGGCTTACCACAAAAG GCGTTTTACAAGGCAGTCTGCAAAGTTAAAAACTGAAGAACAGGAAGCCACTGAAGAAATGTTTGAGACCAATGGTGACAAAATTCCTGTCTCTCTTCTACGTGACAACGTGGTTCATGCAAGTGAGACGATATGTCCATTAGGGGGAAAAGACGATACTACAAGTGCAGCAGTCCAAGCTAAAGAGAAGGCTTACAACAATAG GCGTTTTACAAGGCAGTCTGCAAAGTTAAAAACCGAAGTACAGGAAGCACCTGAAGTGTTTGGGACCAATGGTGAAAAGTTTCACGTCTCTCATCTATGTCATAATGTGGTTCATGAAAGTGCTCCGACATGCTCAGTGTTGGAAACAGAGGATCCTATTACTGAAGCAGTCCAAGCCAAAGAGAAGGCTGACAACAAAAG TTTGACTAGGCAATCTGCAAGGTTTAAAACTGAAGAATTGTTTGAGAACAACGATGACACGGTCCATGTCTATCCTCTAAGTGACGATGTGGTTCATGAAAGTGGTTCAACATGTTCTTCGGTGAAAAAGGAGGATGAAGGATACACTGCCCCGAGATCTGAACGCCAGGAATGTAGAAGATCATCTGCAAGGCCACTGCGGCGGCGAGCAACTCAGGCGATTAAGTCATACAAGGAAACTCCAGTTAATATGAAGATGCGCAGAGAAAATTGA
- the LOC126629133 gene encoding SHUGOSHIN 2-like isoform X2, which yields MEGLIILDTDNGGAGDNKAKGEKIAKGLSIGSNSRKRLADISNLQQQRPKPSIQQVKQQFDSDTNKEYIDNLQKENRTLMKLLTDRNKIIELSRVEIQNLRINLQKVQQQNLQLAQANSQILGELNLGKDRLKALQHEIGCKNGLLKVRKLEAEEKPKRVTCQSTENQVEGLTKCFEAGESLQADKKDGPCNTQRDRHLKNPLVASHTVEAVEVKEKVINKRGLRRQSARFKTEEHEATEEMLETNGCKIPVLPLCNNVVHESETTFSSVEKEAPTIEAVQANKKAYHKRRFTRQSAKLKTEEQEATEEMFETNGDKIPVSLLRDNVVHASETICPLGGKDDTTSAAVQAKEKAYNNRRFTRQSAKLKTEVQEAPEVFGTNGEKFHVSHLCHNVVHESAPTCSVLETEDPITEAVQAKEKADNKRQSARFKTEELFENNDDTVHVYPLSDDVVHESGSTCSSVKKEDEGYTAPRSERQECRRSSARPLRRRATQAIKSYKETPVNMKMRREN from the exons ATAACAAGGCAAAAGGTGAGAAAATTGCTAAGGGGTTGTCGATTGGAAGTAACTCACGGAAGAGGCTTGCTGATATTAGCAACTTGCAGCAGCAGCGACCGAAACCATCGATTCAACAGGTGAAGCAGCAATTTGATTCAGATACAAATAAAGAGTATATTGACAATCTTCAGAAG GAAAACAGGACATTGATGAAACTTCTTACTGACAGAAA CAAAATCATAGAATTGAGCAGAGTAGAGATACAGAACTTGAGAATCAATCTGCAGAAAGTACAACAACAGAATTTACAACTCGCCCAAGCAAATAGCCAGATCTTAGGG GAACTCAATTTAGGTAAAGATAGG CTAAAGGCACTTCAACATGAAATTGGGTGCAAAAATGGTTTGCTCAAAGTGAGAAAACTGGAGGCTGAG GAGAAACCCAAAAGAGTAACGTGCCAAAGTACAGAAAATCAG GTAGAAGGTTTAACTAAGTGTTTTGAAGCGGGGGAGTCCTTGCAAGCAGACAAGAAGGATGGTCCTTGTAATACCCAAAGGGATCGACATCTAAAAAATCCAC TTGTGGCTTCTCATACTGTTGAAGCAGTCGAAGTTAAAGAGAAGGTTATTAAtaaaag AGGCTTGAGAAGACAGTCTGCAAGGTTTAAAACTGAAGAACACGAAGCAACGGAAGAAATGCTGGAGACCAATGGTTGCAAAATTCCCGTCCTTCCTCtttgcaataatgtggttcatgAAAGTGAGACGACATTTTCATCAGTGGAAAAAGAGGCTCCTACTATTGAAGCAGTCCAAGCTAACAAGAAGGCTTACCACAAAAG GCGTTTTACAAGGCAGTCTGCAAAGTTAAAAACTGAAGAACAGGAAGCCACTGAAGAAATGTTTGAGACCAATGGTGACAAAATTCCTGTCTCTCTTCTACGTGACAACGTGGTTCATGCAAGTGAGACGATATGTCCATTAGGGGGAAAAGACGATACTACAAGTGCAGCAGTCCAAGCTAAAGAGAAGGCTTACAACAATAG GCGTTTTACAAGGCAGTCTGCAAAGTTAAAAACCGAAGTACAGGAAGCACCTGAAGTGTTTGGGACCAATGGTGAAAAGTTTCACGTCTCTCATCTATGTCATAATGTGGTTCATGAAAGTGCTCCGACATGCTCAGTGTTGGAAACAGAGGATCCTATTACTGAAGCAGTCCAAGCCAAAGAGAAGGCTGACAACAAAAG GCAATCTGCAAGGTTTAAAACTGAAGAATTGTTTGAGAACAACGATGACACGGTCCATGTCTATCCTCTAAGTGACGATGTGGTTCATGAAAGTGGTTCAACATGTTCTTCGGTGAAAAAGGAGGATGAAGGATACACTGCCCCGAGATCTGAACGCCAGGAATGTAGAAGATCATCTGCAAGGCCACTGCGGCGGCGAGCAACTCAGGCGATTAAGTCATACAAGGAAACTCCAGTTAATATGAAGATGCGCAGAGAAAATTGA
- the LOC126629133 gene encoding SHUGOSHIN 2-like isoform X1: MEGLIILDTDNGGAGDNKAKGEKIAKGLSIGSNSRKRLADISNLQQQRPKPSIQQVKQQFDSDTNKEYIDNLQKENRTLMKLLTDRNKIIELSRVEIQNLRINLQKVQQQNLQLAQANSQILGELNLGKDRLKALQHEIGCKNGLLKVRKLEAEEKPKRVTCQSTENQVEGLTKCFEAGESLQADKKDGPCNTQRDRHLKNPLVASHTVEAVEVKEKVINKRGLRRQSARFKTEEHEATEEMLETNGCKIPVLPLCNNVVHESETTFSSVEKEAPTIEAVQANKKAYHKRRFTRQSAKLKTEEQEATEEMFETNGDKIPVSLLRDNVVHASETICPLGGKDDTTSAAVQAKEKAYNNRRFTRQSAKLKTEVQEAPEVFGTNGEKFHVSHLCHNVVHESAPTCSVLETEDPITEAVQAKEKADNKSLTRQSARFKTEELFENNDDTVHVYPLSDDVVHESGSTCSSVKKEDEGYTAPRSERQECRRSSARPLRRRATQAIKSYKETPVNMKMRREN, encoded by the exons ATAACAAGGCAAAAGGTGAGAAAATTGCTAAGGGGTTGTCGATTGGAAGTAACTCACGGAAGAGGCTTGCTGATATTAGCAACTTGCAGCAGCAGCGACCGAAACCATCGATTCAACAGGTGAAGCAGCAATTTGATTCAGATACAAATAAAGAGTATATTGACAATCTTCAGAAG GAAAACAGGACATTGATGAAACTTCTTACTGACAGAAA CAAAATCATAGAATTGAGCAGAGTAGAGATACAGAACTTGAGAATCAATCTGCAGAAAGTACAACAACAGAATTTACAACTCGCCCAAGCAAATAGCCAGATCTTAGGG GAACTCAATTTAGGTAAAGATAGG CTAAAGGCACTTCAACATGAAATTGGGTGCAAAAATGGTTTGCTCAAAGTGAGAAAACTGGAGGCTGAG GAGAAACCCAAAAGAGTAACGTGCCAAAGTACAGAAAATCAG GTAGAAGGTTTAACTAAGTGTTTTGAAGCGGGGGAGTCCTTGCAAGCAGACAAGAAGGATGGTCCTTGTAATACCCAAAGGGATCGACATCTAAAAAATCCAC TTGTGGCTTCTCATACTGTTGAAGCAGTCGAAGTTAAAGAGAAGGTTATTAAtaaaag AGGCTTGAGAAGACAGTCTGCAAGGTTTAAAACTGAAGAACACGAAGCAACGGAAGAAATGCTGGAGACCAATGGTTGCAAAATTCCCGTCCTTCCTCtttgcaataatgtggttcatgAAAGTGAGACGACATTTTCATCAGTGGAAAAAGAGGCTCCTACTATTGAAGCAGTCCAAGCTAACAAGAAGGCTTACCACAAAAG GCGTTTTACAAGGCAGTCTGCAAAGTTAAAAACTGAAGAACAGGAAGCCACTGAAGAAATGTTTGAGACCAATGGTGACAAAATTCCTGTCTCTCTTCTACGTGACAACGTGGTTCATGCAAGTGAGACGATATGTCCATTAGGGGGAAAAGACGATACTACAAGTGCAGCAGTCCAAGCTAAAGAGAAGGCTTACAACAATAG GCGTTTTACAAGGCAGTCTGCAAAGTTAAAAACCGAAGTACAGGAAGCACCTGAAGTGTTTGGGACCAATGGTGAAAAGTTTCACGTCTCTCATCTATGTCATAATGTGGTTCATGAAAGTGCTCCGACATGCTCAGTGTTGGAAACAGAGGATCCTATTACTGAAGCAGTCCAAGCCAAAGAGAAGGCTGACAACAAAAG TTTGACTAGGCAATCTGCAAGGTTTAAAACTGAAGAATTGTTTGAGAACAACGATGACACGGTCCATGTCTATCCTCTAAGTGACGATGTGGTTCATGAAAGTGGTTCAACATGTTCTTCGGTGAAAAAGGAGGATGAAGGATACACTGCCCCGAGATCTGAACGCCAGGAATGTAGAAGATCATCTGCAAGGCCACTGCGGCGGCGAGCAACTCAGGCGATTAAGTCATACAAGGAAACTCCAGTTAATATGAAGATGCGCAGAGAAAATTGA
- the LOC126629133 gene encoding SHUGOSHIN 2-like isoform X4, whose amino-acid sequence MEGLIILDTDNGGAGDNKAKGEKIAKGLSIGSNSRKRLADISNLQQQRPKPSIQQVKQQFDSDTNKEYIDNLQKENRTLMKLLTDRNKIIELSRVEIQNLRINLQKVQQQNLQLAQANSQILGELNLGKDRLKALQHEIGCKNGLLKVRKLEAEEKPKRVTCQSTENQVEGLTKCFEAGESLQADKKDGPCNTQRDRHLKNPLVASHTVEAVEVKEKVINKRGLRRQSARFKTEEHEATEEMLETNGCKIPVLPLCNNVVHESETTFSSVEKEAPTIEAVQANKKAYHKRRFTRQSAKLKTEVQEAPEVFGTNGEKFHVSHLCHNVVHESAPTCSVLETEDPITEAVQAKEKADNKSLTRQSARFKTEELFENNDDTVHVYPLSDDVVHESGSTCSSVKKEDEGYTAPRSERQECRRSSARPLRRRATQAIKSYKETPVNMKMRREN is encoded by the exons ATAACAAGGCAAAAGGTGAGAAAATTGCTAAGGGGTTGTCGATTGGAAGTAACTCACGGAAGAGGCTTGCTGATATTAGCAACTTGCAGCAGCAGCGACCGAAACCATCGATTCAACAGGTGAAGCAGCAATTTGATTCAGATACAAATAAAGAGTATATTGACAATCTTCAGAAG GAAAACAGGACATTGATGAAACTTCTTACTGACAGAAA CAAAATCATAGAATTGAGCAGAGTAGAGATACAGAACTTGAGAATCAATCTGCAGAAAGTACAACAACAGAATTTACAACTCGCCCAAGCAAATAGCCAGATCTTAGGG GAACTCAATTTAGGTAAAGATAGG CTAAAGGCACTTCAACATGAAATTGGGTGCAAAAATGGTTTGCTCAAAGTGAGAAAACTGGAGGCTGAG GAGAAACCCAAAAGAGTAACGTGCCAAAGTACAGAAAATCAG GTAGAAGGTTTAACTAAGTGTTTTGAAGCGGGGGAGTCCTTGCAAGCAGACAAGAAGGATGGTCCTTGTAATACCCAAAGGGATCGACATCTAAAAAATCCAC TTGTGGCTTCTCATACTGTTGAAGCAGTCGAAGTTAAAGAGAAGGTTATTAAtaaaag AGGCTTGAGAAGACAGTCTGCAAGGTTTAAAACTGAAGAACACGAAGCAACGGAAGAAATGCTGGAGACCAATGGTTGCAAAATTCCCGTCCTTCCTCtttgcaataatgtggttcatgAAAGTGAGACGACATTTTCATCAGTGGAAAAAGAGGCTCCTACTATTGAAGCAGTCCAAGCTAACAAGAAGGCTTACCACAAAAG GCGTTTTACAAGGCAGTCTGCAAAGTTAAAAACCGAAGTACAGGAAGCACCTGAAGTGTTTGGGACCAATGGTGAAAAGTTTCACGTCTCTCATCTATGTCATAATGTGGTTCATGAAAGTGCTCCGACATGCTCAGTGTTGGAAACAGAGGATCCTATTACTGAAGCAGTCCAAGCCAAAGAGAAGGCTGACAACAAAAG TTTGACTAGGCAATCTGCAAGGTTTAAAACTGAAGAATTGTTTGAGAACAACGATGACACGGTCCATGTCTATCCTCTAAGTGACGATGTGGTTCATGAAAGTGGTTCAACATGTTCTTCGGTGAAAAAGGAGGATGAAGGATACACTGCCCCGAGATCTGAACGCCAGGAATGTAGAAGATCATCTGCAAGGCCACTGCGGCGGCGAGCAACTCAGGCGATTAAGTCATACAAGGAAACTCCAGTTAATATGAAGATGCGCAGAGAAAATTGA
- the LOC126629133 gene encoding SHUGOSHIN 2-like isoform X5, producing MEGLIILDTDNGGAGDNKAKGEKIAKGLSIGSNSRKRLADISNLQQQRPKPSIQQVKQQFDSDTNKEYIDNLQKENRTLMKLLTDRNKIIELSRVEIQNLRINLQKVQQQNLQLAQANSQILGELNLGKDRLKALQHEIGCKNGLLKVRKLEAEEKPKRVTCQSTENQVEGLTKCFEAGESLQADKKDGPCNTQRDRHLKNPLVASHTVEAVEVKEKVINKRGLRRQSARFKTEEHEATEEMLETNGCKIPVLPLCNNVVHESETTFSSVEKEAPTIEAVQANKKAYHKRRFTRQSAKLKTEEQEATEEMFETNGDKIPVSLLRDNVVHASETICPLGGKDDTTSAAVQAKEKAYNNRRFTRQSAKLKTEVQEAPEVFGTNGEKFHVSHLCHNVVHESAPTCSVLETEDPITEAVQAKEKADNKRFFMVS from the exons ATAACAAGGCAAAAGGTGAGAAAATTGCTAAGGGGTTGTCGATTGGAAGTAACTCACGGAAGAGGCTTGCTGATATTAGCAACTTGCAGCAGCAGCGACCGAAACCATCGATTCAACAGGTGAAGCAGCAATTTGATTCAGATACAAATAAAGAGTATATTGACAATCTTCAGAAG GAAAACAGGACATTGATGAAACTTCTTACTGACAGAAA CAAAATCATAGAATTGAGCAGAGTAGAGATACAGAACTTGAGAATCAATCTGCAGAAAGTACAACAACAGAATTTACAACTCGCCCAAGCAAATAGCCAGATCTTAGGG GAACTCAATTTAGGTAAAGATAGG CTAAAGGCACTTCAACATGAAATTGGGTGCAAAAATGGTTTGCTCAAAGTGAGAAAACTGGAGGCTGAG GAGAAACCCAAAAGAGTAACGTGCCAAAGTACAGAAAATCAG GTAGAAGGTTTAACTAAGTGTTTTGAAGCGGGGGAGTCCTTGCAAGCAGACAAGAAGGATGGTCCTTGTAATACCCAAAGGGATCGACATCTAAAAAATCCAC TTGTGGCTTCTCATACTGTTGAAGCAGTCGAAGTTAAAGAGAAGGTTATTAAtaaaag AGGCTTGAGAAGACAGTCTGCAAGGTTTAAAACTGAAGAACACGAAGCAACGGAAGAAATGCTGGAGACCAATGGTTGCAAAATTCCCGTCCTTCCTCtttgcaataatgtggttcatgAAAGTGAGACGACATTTTCATCAGTGGAAAAAGAGGCTCCTACTATTGAAGCAGTCCAAGCTAACAAGAAGGCTTACCACAAAAG GCGTTTTACAAGGCAGTCTGCAAAGTTAAAAACTGAAGAACAGGAAGCCACTGAAGAAATGTTTGAGACCAATGGTGACAAAATTCCTGTCTCTCTTCTACGTGACAACGTGGTTCATGCAAGTGAGACGATATGTCCATTAGGGGGAAAAGACGATACTACAAGTGCAGCAGTCCAAGCTAAAGAGAAGGCTTACAACAATAG GCGTTTTACAAGGCAGTCTGCAAAGTTAAAAACCGAAGTACAGGAAGCACCTGAAGTGTTTGGGACCAATGGTGAAAAGTTTCACGTCTCTCATCTATGTCATAATGTGGTTCATGAAAGTGCTCCGACATGCTCAGTGTTGGAAACAGAGGATCCTATTACTGAAGCAGTCCAAGCCAAAGAGAAGGCTGACAACAAAAG ATTCTTTATGGTTTCCTGA
- the LOC126629142 gene encoding uncharacterized protein LOC126629142: MEVQCSPFSWEFFYQEEGIEELRHSLLCTTLELEATILSAKEKISTREEEIVRLKDLLSKALQERNEAEAKCQTLVLDKLVLQQELRKQQQKDEDNESKGSQSNKHLTSSDSEETIVPSPNSDPIMMPPAPLSSPPPLPLAALKLGAMKPLPEKGRLLQAVIEAGPLLQTLLLAGPLPQWEHPPPQLKYIEIPPVAISPPPRRLQHHDSCNCSGTSCFGHKRSLVSSDDSGSDSSPNTKRRKLVLH; encoded by the exons ATGGAGGTTCAGTGTAGCCCTTTTAGTTGGGAATTCTTCTATCAGGAAGAG GGGATAGAAGAGCTAAGGCATTCTCTTTTGTGCACAACTTTGGAGCTTGAGGCAACAATTTTATCAGCAAAGGAGAAGATTTCaacaagagaagaagaaattgtTCGTCTCAAAGATCTCCTCAGCAAAGCCCTCCAAGAGAGAAATGAAGCTGAAGCAAAATGCCAAACCCTAGTTTTGGACAAACTCGTGCTCCAACAAGAGCTACGGAAGCAGCAACAAAAAGATGAGGATAATGAATCAAAAGGCAGTCAATCTAACAAACACTTAACCTCTTCTGACTCCGAAGAAACCATTGTTCCATCTCCGAATTCAGACCCTATTATGATGCCGCCGGCACCATTGTCATCACCGCCGCCACTGCCACTGGCTGCTTTGAAATTGGGAGCTATGAAGCCGTTGCCGGAAAAAGGGAGGCTACTTCAAGCAGTGATTGAAGCCGGACCGCTGCTTCAAACCCTTCTCCTGGCTGGACCGCTGCCTCAGTGGGAGCACCCTCCTCCCCAACTAAAGTACATTGAGATTCCACCGGTTGCCATTTCTCCTCCACCACGGCGACTTCAACACCATGACTCTTGCAATTGTAGCGGTACTAGTTGTTTCGGTCACAAGAGAAGTTTGGTAAGCTCTGATGATTCTGGTTCTGATTCATCACCCAACACCAAGCGCCGAAAGCTTGTTCTCCATTGA